In one window of Eggerthella guodeyinii DNA:
- a CDS encoding hydrogenase 4 subunit D, whose product MIGMDMSLLAIAAIVVPFAAALAIVVSPQRAAKWWCVGAAAVSTALTLAVWAAFAGSGEESVTVTLAMLGDAEVIGLVFDKVSVLLAPCFVGIGLLIGIYSIGYMNAGNREHADAPRRRFYAFFTVFIGAMAGVVFSSTVVGQLMFFEITGACSWALIGYYDTPTARKSAMKALILTHIASIGLYVAAGALFVQTGTFEVSAIAQLDGWWKAFVLLCVLFAAWGKSAQLPLYMWLPSAMEAPTPVSAYLHGASMVKVGVAVFARELIGAGQVPEVVGWVVVIGAIATMLFSFFMYLPQKDMKRLLAFSTISQLSYIFLGFGFYIFGSDLAFEGGVMHMFNHAFAKTLFFLVAGAFSYTLGTRMLPKIKGVLKKQPLLGVAFAFAALAIAGVPPMNGFFSKFAIFSGSFAVAEGNWILMLIVVVALLETVGCFAWFLKWMGSVLPGEPSPTVADAAPLPKPMIGVFVVLMVMTVCSSFIAAAWLG is encoded by the coding sequence ATGATTGGAATGGATATGTCCCTTCTCGCCATCGCCGCCATCGTCGTGCCCTTCGCGGCGGCGCTCGCCATCGTGGTGAGCCCGCAGCGCGCCGCCAAGTGGTGGTGCGTGGGCGCGGCCGCCGTGTCGACGGCGCTCACGCTGGCCGTGTGGGCCGCGTTCGCGGGAAGCGGCGAGGAATCCGTCACGGTGACGCTCGCCATGCTGGGAGATGCCGAGGTGATCGGCCTGGTGTTCGACAAGGTGAGCGTGCTGTTGGCTCCCTGCTTCGTGGGCATCGGCCTGCTGATCGGCATCTACTCGATCGGCTACATGAACGCGGGCAACCGCGAGCATGCCGACGCGCCGAGGCGCAGGTTCTACGCGTTCTTCACGGTGTTCATCGGCGCCATGGCCGGCGTCGTGTTCAGCTCGACCGTGGTCGGCCAGCTCATGTTCTTCGAGATCACGGGCGCGTGCTCGTGGGCGCTCATCGGCTACTACGACACGCCCACGGCGCGCAAGTCGGCCATGAAGGCGCTCATCCTCACGCACATCGCCTCCATTGGGCTGTACGTGGCCGCCGGCGCGCTGTTCGTGCAGACCGGCACGTTCGAGGTGTCGGCCATCGCGCAGCTCGACGGCTGGTGGAAGGCGTTCGTGCTGCTGTGCGTGCTGTTCGCGGCCTGGGGCAAGTCGGCCCAGCTGCCGCTGTACATGTGGCTGCCCTCCGCCATGGAGGCCCCCACGCCGGTGTCGGCGTACCTGCACGGCGCGTCCATGGTGAAGGTGGGCGTGGCGGTGTTCGCCCGCGAGCTCATCGGCGCGGGGCAGGTGCCCGAGGTGGTGGGCTGGGTCGTGGTGATCGGCGCCATCGCCACCATGCTGTTCAGCTTCTTCATGTACCTGCCGCAAAAGGACATGAAGCGTCTGCTGGCGTTCTCCACCATCTCGCAGCTGTCCTACATCTTCCTGGGCTTCGGGTTCTACATCTTCGGCAGCGACCTCGCCTTCGAGGGCGGCGTCATGCACATGTTCAACCACGCCTTCGCGAAGACCTTGTTCTTCCTGGTGGCAGGCGCGTTCAGCTACACGCTGGGCACGCGCATGCTGCCCAAGATCAAAGGCGTGCTCAAGAAGCAGCCGCTGCTGGGCGTGGCGTTCGCGTTCGCCGCGCTCGCCATCGCGGGCGTGCCGCCCATGAACGGCTTCTTCAGCAAGTTCGCCATCTTCTCAGGCAGCTTCGCGGTGGCCGAGGGCAACTGGATCCTCATGCTCATCGTGGTGGTGGCGCTGCTCGAGACGGTGGGCTGCTTCGCCTGGTTCCTCAAGTGGATGGGAAGCGTGCTGCCCGGCGAGCCGTCCCCGACGGTCGCCGACGCGGCGCCCCTGCCCAAGCCCAT
- a CDS encoding respiratory chain complex I subunit 1 family protein: MTEIIIAIVQSLLLVLAAPLVSGTARWMRAKMHTRRGPSVLQDYYDIFKLLKRQDLHTANSSFVSRLMPPLFFGTMLVLACGMPMITRLCPIPVLGDIITIIYLMALPRFFFALAAVDSSNAYAGVGGIRELLVGVLVEPSMMLALFVAALATGTTNIGEMGLMVGSLAAGSPVAVVVAAAAFAIACYVELGKLPYDMAEAEQEIQEGPLAEYSGPSLALVKMSMSMKQVLVVSWFVAVFLPFGSAVELTLPALAVGALVYLVKVAAIFFVCSFVENLVARVRYKLMGRQTWTVVGVSVLAFVFCVLGV; this comes from the coding sequence ATGACTGAAATCATCATCGCAATCGTGCAGTCCCTCCTGCTCGTGCTTGCGGCGCCGCTCGTGTCGGGCACCGCGCGCTGGATGCGCGCCAAGATGCACACGCGCCGCGGCCCCTCGGTGCTGCAGGACTACTACGATATCTTCAAGCTGCTGAAGCGGCAGGACCTGCATACGGCGAACTCGAGCTTCGTGTCGCGCCTCATGCCCCCGCTGTTCTTCGGCACGATGCTCGTGCTGGCGTGCGGCATGCCCATGATCACGCGGCTGTGTCCCATCCCGGTGCTCGGCGACATCATCACCATCATCTACCTCATGGCCCTGCCGCGCTTCTTCTTCGCGCTGGCGGCCGTGGACAGCTCCAACGCCTACGCGGGCGTCGGCGGCATCCGCGAGCTGCTCGTGGGCGTGCTCGTGGAGCCGTCCATGATGCTGGCGCTGTTCGTGGCCGCCCTTGCCACGGGCACCACCAACATCGGCGAGATGGGCCTCATGGTGGGCTCGCTTGCCGCCGGCTCGCCCGTGGCCGTCGTGGTGGCCGCCGCGGCCTTCGCCATCGCCTGCTACGTCGAGCTGGGCAAGCTGCCCTACGACATGGCCGAGGCCGAGCAGGAGATCCAAGAGGGCCCGCTGGCCGAGTACTCCGGCCCGTCGCTCGCGCTCGTGAAAATGTCCATGTCCATGAAGCAGGTGCTCGTGGTCAGCTGGTTCGTCGCGGTGTTCCTGCCGTTCGGCAGCGCCGTGGAGCTCACGCTGCCGGCGCTGGCCGTGGGCGCGCTCGTCTACCTCGTGAAGGTGGCGGCCATCTTCTTCGTCTGCTCGTTCGTCGAGAACCTCGTGGCGCGCGTGCGCTACAAGCTCATGGGGCGCCAGACGTGGACGGTCGTGGGCGTGTCGGTGCTGGCGTTCGTGTTCTGCGTCCTGGGCGTATAG
- the hyfB gene encoding hydrogenase 4 subunit B: MSAVNLLVISLALSCVGGVAALVLKRAENVSKTVACVLGALAALFGFGSALAAVFGPAELVSVATPFSFASFTLLLNPLAGLLVGVISLLAFAAWIYGLAYMDEYRGKGIGVMGFFMSFFIASMNLVICSDNAFWFLVFFELMSLTSYFLVIIEQDEKSIRGGFLYLIMAHVGFLLIMIAFFTMAGITGSFEFSSFRETAFAPAVASLVFLLAFIGFGCKAGMVPFHSWLPQAHPAAPSNVSALMSGGMIKIGVFGIVKVGLDLLAASGCELWWGVVVLVFGAVSSVLGVVYALAEHDIKRLLAYHSVENVGIILLGVGAGFIGVALGQPVLAAVGLMAGFYHLLNHAVFKGLLFFGAGSVLFSTGTRNMEKMGGLARAMPVTAMCFLIGSLAISAIPPLNGFVSEWFTYQSLFNAAFAGDSIVKIFAAFGAVALALTGALAVTCFVKAYGVTFLSAPRSEAAARAREVGAPMKAGMILLAAVCVVLGIGAPWVAPAMEHIASATLAAPSATVALGATLVNPELGSLVSPPLLAVLLIAFVAVPIVLRAVLGKGGQGVRKDPWACGYAPDAQMPVVATSFASEVEMFLEPLYRIRAIVSRQSGKFVALFQGTVRGAEVAQDVGDKYLVDSVAAFVTWLSRKVQKVEGGDFRVYIVYIVVALVFFLCLSVLVK; encoded by the coding sequence ATGAGTGCGGTGAACCTGTTAGTGATCTCGCTGGCGCTGTCGTGCGTCGGAGGCGTGGCCGCGCTCGTGCTCAAGCGGGCCGAGAACGTCTCCAAGACGGTCGCCTGCGTGCTCGGCGCCCTCGCGGCGCTGTTCGGCTTCGGCTCGGCGCTCGCGGCCGTGTTCGGCCCGGCCGAGCTGGTCAGCGTGGCGACGCCGTTCTCGTTCGCGTCGTTCACGCTGCTGCTCAACCCGCTTGCGGGCCTGCTGGTGGGCGTGATCTCGCTGCTCGCGTTCGCGGCGTGGATCTACGGCCTCGCGTACATGGACGAGTACCGGGGAAAGGGCATCGGCGTCATGGGGTTCTTCATGAGCTTCTTCATCGCCTCCATGAACCTGGTCATCTGCTCCGACAACGCGTTCTGGTTCCTCGTGTTCTTCGAGCTGATGTCGCTGACCTCGTACTTCCTGGTCATCATCGAGCAGGACGAGAAGTCCATCCGCGGCGGCTTCCTGTACCTGATCATGGCGCACGTGGGCTTCCTGCTCATCATGATCGCCTTCTTCACCATGGCGGGCATCACGGGCTCCTTCGAGTTCAGCTCGTTCAGGGAGACGGCGTTCGCGCCGGCGGTGGCCTCGCTCGTGTTCCTGCTGGCCTTCATCGGCTTCGGCTGCAAGGCGGGCATGGTGCCGTTCCATTCCTGGCTGCCCCAGGCGCACCCGGCGGCGCCCTCGAACGTGTCGGCGCTCATGTCGGGCGGCATGATCAAGATCGGCGTGTTCGGCATCGTGAAGGTAGGCCTCGATCTGCTGGCGGCCTCGGGCTGCGAGCTGTGGTGGGGCGTCGTCGTGCTCGTGTTCGGCGCGGTGTCGTCGGTGCTCGGCGTGGTGTACGCGCTGGCGGAGCACGACATCAAGCGCCTGCTCGCCTATCACTCGGTGGAGAACGTCGGCATCATCCTCTTGGGCGTGGGCGCCGGCTTCATCGGCGTGGCCCTGGGCCAGCCGGTGCTGGCGGCCGTCGGGCTCATGGCCGGCTTCTACCACCTGCTGAACCATGCGGTGTTCAAGGGGCTGCTGTTCTTCGGCGCCGGCTCGGTGCTGTTCAGCACCGGCACGCGCAACATGGAGAAGATGGGCGGCCTCGCCCGCGCCATGCCGGTCACCGCGATGTGCTTCCTCATCGGGTCGCTGGCCATCTCGGCCATCCCGCCGCTCAACGGCTTCGTGTCCGAGTGGTTCACGTACCAGTCGCTGTTCAACGCGGCGTTCGCCGGCGATTCCATCGTGAAGATATTCGCGGCGTTCGGCGCGGTGGCGCTCGCCCTCACCGGCGCGCTGGCCGTCACGTGCTTCGTGAAGGCCTACGGCGTGACGTTCCTGTCGGCGCCGCGCTCCGAGGCGGCCGCCCGGGCGCGCGAGGTGGGCGCTCCCATGAAGGCGGGCATGATCCTGCTGGCCGCCGTCTGCGTGGTCCTCGGCATCGGCGCGCCGTGGGTGGCGCCCGCCATGGAGCATATCGCCTCGGCGACGCTGGCGGCCCCGTCCGCCACCGTGGCGCTGGGCGCGACGCTCGTGAACCCGGAGCTGGGCTCGCTCGTGTCGCCGCCGCTTCTGGCCGTGCTGCTGATCGCGTTCGTCGCGGTTCCCATCGTGCTGCGCGCCGTGCTGGGCAAGGGCGGCCAGGGCGTGCGCAAGGACCCGTGGGCGTGCGGCTACGCCCCCGATGCGCAGATGCCCGTCGTCGCGACGAGCTTCGCCTCCGAGGTGGAGATGTTCCTCGAGCCGCTCTACCGCATCCGCGCCATCGTGTCGCGGCAGAGCGGGAAGTTCGTGGCCCTGTTCCAAGGCACGGTGAGGGGCGCCGAGGTCGCCCAGGACGTGGGCGACAAGTACCTCGTCGACTCGGTGGCCGCGTTCGTCACCTGGCTTTCCCGCAAGGTGCAGAAGGTCGAAGGGGGAGACTTCCGCGTGTACATCGTGTACATCGTGGTGGCGCTCGTCTTCTTCCTCTGCCTGTCCGTCCTGGTGAAGTAG
- a CDS encoding 4Fe-4S dicluster domain-containing protein, with protein MNRFIAINPDACIGCGTCRAACSEGHREAGLQAEPRLSLVMTRDVSAAVTCHHCEGAPCLQVCPVNAIEKEDGAVHVSEQRCIGCKLCAIVCPFGAIHPSGTSIAGVAGVKVSTPTYPASLDPLLRWEIGVYTRAVKCDLCSYDEAGPRCVPACPTDALVYVEPRDVVEAGKGKRLAAAAGNDAMQPEIAAIRRTR; from the coding sequence GTGAATCGATTTATTGCCATCAACCCCGACGCGTGCATCGGTTGCGGCACGTGCCGGGCGGCGTGTAGCGAGGGGCACCGGGAGGCGGGCCTGCAGGCCGAGCCCCGGTTGTCCCTCGTCATGACGCGCGACGTGTCCGCCGCGGTCACCTGCCACCACTGCGAGGGAGCGCCCTGCCTGCAGGTGTGCCCCGTCAACGCCATCGAGAAGGAGGACGGCGCGGTGCACGTGAGCGAGCAACGCTGCATCGGATGCAAGCTGTGCGCCATCGTGTGCCCGTTCGGGGCCATCCATCCCTCCGGCACGTCCATCGCGGGCGTGGCCGGCGTGAAGGTGAGCACCCCGACGTACCCCGCCAGCTTGGACCCGCTGCTGCGGTGGGAGATCGGCGTGTACACGCGCGCCGTCAAGTGCGATCTGTGCAGCTACGACGAGGCCGGCCCGCGCTGCGTGCCCGCGTGCCCCACCGATGCGCTCGTCTACGTCGAGCCGCGCGACGTCGTCGAGGCCGGCAAGGGCAAGCGCCTCGCGGCGGCCGCCGGCAACGACGCCATGCAGCCCGAGATCGCAGCGATAAGGAGGACGCGATGA